The genomic region TGGCGGGGCGAGTAAATATATCAACAGGATTTTACATGATTTTCCAGAAATTGAGCGAGTGACCCTGTTATCAGTCAACGACGAGATCATCGCTTCCTCATCAAGACACGGCGAAGAAGCAACCGCGCGACCGGACAGAAATCAAGTTTCACTTCCTATGCTTAGGCGAAACACAATAGTAGGTGAATTACGTCTGGAGACCGACCCGAAATTTGTCAGTACTCGGCTGCGCGGAGTCATGCTGGATATTCTGGTTTTCGGGCTGGTGGCTATTTTACTGGCGTTTGAATTGGTCATCTTGGTGTCAGCCACAGCGCTTGGAAAACCACTGGATCGGGTATTTCACTTGCTAGAAGAACAAGAAAGTGGAGTTTTTAGCCACGTCATCCCACCAACCGAAGCAGGCGACCTGCGTCGTGTTGCACGACGCTTGTCCGATCGCGCGGTCGATCTGGCCGGACGTGTCGGTATCAGCAAGCGGCTTTCGGCGCTGCCTCAAGCTTATTTCGCCGATATCCGGTTGCCGATTTTCATTTTCTCCACCGCAACTGAAATCAGTGGCGCCTTCTTGCCGCTATATGCACGCGATCTGGACGCCCCTGAATGGATGGCACCAGAAATGGCGGCTACTGCGCCACTTGTAGCCTATCTGATCGCAATGGCGGTAGCAGCGCCGTTGGGTGGGAAGATCGCACAGCGTTTCAGCCCGCGGCGCCTATTCCTTGCGGCGATTCCACTGACTGCAATCGCTATGATTGGTGTCGGGATGGGGCAGTCGGTTATTGCCATTTCTTTTTGGCATGGGGCCATGGCGCTGGTTTATGCTTTTGCTACCATCGCATGTCAGGAATATGCGATCAGAGCAGCGCCGAAATCAGAAATTGCACAGGCAATAGGAGGGTATCTGTTCGTTATCCTCGGTGGTGCCTTTTGTGGGGCCGCTCTCGGTGGAGTTCTGGCTGACAGGCTTGGACCAAGTAACACCTTCTTTGTCGGTGCGGGGCTGGTTGTTATATCTGGCCTTATTGGGGCGAGAATTGTTTCGGCGACGATCGGTAAAGCCCCAAAAAGGGAGGAACAGCCTGTTGCAAAACCCGCCTCAGCCCGCACGGTCTATCGCGACCCAAGATTTATCGCACTCGTTTTTGGTGTTTCCGTGCCGACAAACATGGGGATGTCGGTTTTCATCTGGTATCTGACACCTGTTGTTTTATCCGCACAAGGCGTCAGTATAGCCGATATTGGGCGGGTGGTAATGCTCTACTATCTTGCGCAGGTGCTGATTGGTCCAACCGTAGCAAGGCTGGCTGATGGGCGCGTTGGCAACGTACCCATGTTGATCATAGGGATCACGATTTCGGGGCTGTCCATTACCTCGCTCACTATTTGGGGGGGATTTTGGCCGATGGTAGTGGTTGTTACGCTCTTTGGCTTTGGTCACGCGATGTGTGACGCGACGCAATACGCGCAGGCTATTCGCATCGGCGAGGAAAGTGGACTGGTTGGTGGAGCGGACGCCGCATTGGGAGGGTTGCGTCTGATTGAGCGGCTCGCAGCCATTGCAGGTTTGGTGGCAAGCGTCGTTCTGGTCGAACGTTTCGGTTATGACACGACGATTGGTGTCCTCGGTGTGACAATGCTGTCAGGTGCGATTTTAATGCTACTCTGCAGTAGGAGGTCAGACAAAATGCAATCTTATACCGGTTAAACAACATTTTGCAGATAAAATAGAAAACGGGTTTGTTGTACAAGCCACGGATTGGGGGAATAGGGTGCTGCGTATTTGTCTCTTCACCGCGACGCTTTTTTGGGTAAGCGTTCAAAGCGCCATTTCAGAAGAAAAACTGATCTACGGTGTGTTCTGGGAAGGCTGTGAACATGGCTGCCAAGGCTTTATTGATGAAATAAAGAAGAGTGGATTTCCAGTACAGTTGGAGCTACGCGACGCCGAACAAAACAAAGCTAATCTGCCCAAGTTCATCAGAGAAGCGCGCGAGTTAGACGCCGATCTCGTTCTGACTTACGGCACCAGCGTTACCTTGGGTATGGCAGGTCGCTATGACGATCCAGATGCGGCGGATCGGGTCACCAGTCGGCCATTGGTGTTCATGTATGTCTCTGATCCGATCGGATCAAATATAGTGAAAGGCTTTGACACTAGCGGACGCCCGAATATTGCCGGGACATACAATCGTGTGCCCGAGGCAGCTAATATCAAGACAATTCGCACGATCCTCCCCGAATTTACCCACCTAGGCATGATT from Parasedimentitalea psychrophila harbors:
- a CDS encoding MFS transporter yields the protein MSAALQPGRLAARRVVLWTAAIVALSLIVMAWASVRAFEASIAPEMEKRTQLIGSTVREEIQRALDFGVPLEAIGGASKYINRILHDFPEIERVTLLSVNDEIIASSSRHGEEATARPDRNQVSLPMLRRNTIVGELRLETDPKFVSTRLRGVMLDILVFGLVAILLAFELVILVSATALGKPLDRVFHLLEEQESGVFSHVIPPTEAGDLRRVARRLSDRAVDLAGRVGISKRLSALPQAYFADIRLPIFIFSTATEISGAFLPLYARDLDAPEWMAPEMAATAPLVAYLIAMAVAAPLGGKIAQRFSPRRLFLAAIPLTAIAMIGVGMGQSVIAISFWHGAMALVYAFATIACQEYAIRAAPKSEIAQAIGGYLFVILGGAFCGAALGGVLADRLGPSNTFFVGAGLVVISGLIGARIVSATIGKAPKREEQPVAKPASARTVYRDPRFIALVFGVSVPTNMGMSVFIWYLTPVVLSAQGVSIADIGRVVMLYYLAQVLIGPTVARLADGRVGNVPMLIIGITISGLSITSLTIWGGFWPMVVVVTLFGFGHAMCDATQYAQAIRIGEESGLVGGADAALGGLRLIERLAAIAGLVASVVLVERFGYDTTIGVLGVTMLSGAILMLLCSRRSDKMQSYTG